A stretch of DNA from Pyxicephalus adspersus chromosome 5, UCB_Pads_2.0, whole genome shotgun sequence:
TTTTTGCATCCAAATTTTCCTAGCATGTTAGACACTTGCTGGTGGAGCTATGGGCGCTCTACCCTAACTTTGGAttgagagctttaaaatatttaataaatctatgatttttcttctttaatgaGTCTGCAACAGTCTTTCCCCAAATTGCCACCCTATCCTTTGTACCTGTGCCAGGCCAGAATAAAATTACCATCACTTCATTGCAGTGCACACAATCTCATtcaatttttttggaaaaccaaTACTATGTCATTGTTGAGCTATATGTTAGCACCAGGACTGTTTTAGAGTTAGGGCAATTTTGGGGTATCTGAATTCGAAGTCGGCAAGAAATGTACGGACTCCTACTACACGTACTGTGGGTTGTTATGAAAACATACAGCATGTCAAAAACTCCTATTTCACGGATAACAGTCATGATAAAGTAATTTATACTGCTGTGTTAAGCCCacttaaacacacaaaaataccTGGTAAATGTCCAGTTAAGACTTAGTCTACAAGGGCATTTTCCCCAGCGtataacctgaggctttaaaagcccatgtttgaaatgggctaatctacaccagggcgtttccttgaggcacgtatttgagcgttatctataatgctccttgcaacgttttaaaaattaaatcgatgggttaacgctggaaattGTGGGTAAACTcgtccattgactttaatgggtgCGTTTTTCTGCGTTTTCACGCAtttataagtattaaaaaaaaacgcGGGGAAAACTCTGGAAAACCCGGCATATACGTTTTCtagcggtttaaaggcaagctttaaaatgctagtaaaagtgcaaaaaaaaatgcatataaacgtggtaggaaggtttacatgtgtttttaaaacgtgtagacccagcctaaaggatTAAAAGAAGTTAATAGCCATGGTCACTCATTGAAACTTACtatagaagaagccatccttgtttatccagACATTATTAGctatgtggctagaaccgtaacagtaATGCGACCCACCCAAGTCAGCGTTGAAAAAATATTCTTAGCTCTGAAATTTATCAAatcagatttaggagcttctatgaaGTGAGGTCTGGGAGAAGCAATTCTTTTTCTAAGaatgaattaaataattttgGACTATATTAACTATTTTACAGCTATATACCAAGTTTAATTAACATATCTGCTGTTttaggtttttcattttttttggtttatgtagtGTAATTGATAGTTTTTAAACAGCGAATggtgtagttttttatttttgaacgtTGTTCCTGATCCTCATTTTTATTGCAAGTATATTAAGTATATTAATTATCAAGTATATTAAAATTCATAGCttcttgataaaaacaataactaaaactttgtttaaatttttgtgtttttagtttaagGCATAACCTTTACTGGTTTACATGCTGACAATTACAGGCTGGTCAATAGGGTAAAAAGCCGGCTTTCTGGCCAGGAGTTCTTGTTCCCAAAAGCAGATCCTGTCTTCAAATAGCTTCTCAATGGCTGAGCTTTGGCAGTAATGAAATGCTGTGTGTATTTGCATACATCAGCAAATTTAAATTAGAGTCGTCGAAGTGTTTGTACCAACTTCACAGTCCTGGTTAGCACTGTTACCAATATTTTAGAATCTGAGCTGCCAAGTGCTCTAACAAATTGGACAATTTTGTGACCAATAGGTGGTTTGCAAGTACAACTCCAAACCTTCCTGTTTGCAAAACATTACAAGGTAAAAAATTAACCTAAAAACATCTTCAAAGATAGAGCATTTGTATTATATATgcaaatttattttctaaaaatctctttttatctttttttagggATAATGCTGCCAGAATGTCTGTGAATTCGTTGCTTTGTGATCGCATTGTACTCGCCAAAGAACTTATAAAGAGAGCTGAAGCTCTTTCCAAATCCCGGGTTGGTGGAGTTGAAGGTGGTGCAAAACTATGCAGCAAGCTGAGAGCTGAGTTGAAGTTCTTGCAAAAGGTAGAATTGGGAAAAGTAGCCATTAAAGAGTCCCATTTGAAAAGTACCAACCTCACTCATCTACAAGCCATTCTTGAGTCTGCTGAGAGTTTGGAGGATGTGCTCAGTGTACTTCATGTCTTTAGCTACAATGACCAATTTGGTGAAAAGCAAACACTTGTGGTGGATGTGGTAGCTAATGGTGGCCACACATGGGTGAAAGCTGTTGGAAGAAAGGCAGAAGCCCTGCATAATATATGGCTTGGTCGCGGTCAGTATGGTGACAAAAGCATAATTGAACAAGCAGAGGATTACTTACAAGCTAGTCAGCAGCAGCCTGTACAGTATAGCAGTCCTCACATTATATTTGCTTTCTATAATGGTATTTCCTGCCCTATGGCAGAAAAGCTAAAGCAGATGGGAATTTCAGTACGTGGAGATATTGTAGCTGTTAATGCCTTTGAAGAAACTACACAAGAAGAAGATGCTATGAGTGACAGTGAATCGGATGATGATTCTTCAGAGCTCTTATATGGTGGAATAGTAGATAGAGAAAATATAGTGGCCAGTGTGGCTTTTCCTAGAGAAATCAAAGTTGAAGTCTGTAGGAGGGTGAACTTGGACATCACTACATTAATCACCTATGTATCTGCACTTAGTCACGGGGGTTGCCACTTGGTGTTTAAAGAGAAAGTATTAACAGAGCAGGCTGCtcaggaaaggaaggaaaaagtcTTGCCACTGCTGAATTCTTTTATGGAGGACAAAGAACTGTTTGCATGTGAGTCTGCTGTGAGGGACTTCCAGTCTATATTAAAAACCTTGGGAGGACCAAAAGAAAGGGAACGAGCTGCATCACTTATTAAAAGTATTACAGTGGTACCTGATCAGCCTTCAGAACGTGCCTTAAAACTTGAAGTCAGCTCCAAAATAAATCAACGCTCAGTCTCAATTTTTGGTACTGGTGACAGCTTGAAAGCAATCACAATGACTGCTAACAGTGGCTTTGTAAGAGCAGCAAATAACCAGGGTGTTAAATTCAGTGTATTTATACACCAGCCTAGAGCACTAACTGAAAGCAAAGAATCTTCTGCTACTCCTGTACCAAAGCAGCATGGATCGCCAAATCGGCTATGACCTAAACGGGTGCaaatttttatgaaaagtttCTTCAGGTATTACTAGTTTTATCACAAAAAGCAAATATACTGCTAaatcttgctttaaaaaataccGAAAAAGTATTTATGCTTTTTGAAATGTCCAGAAAATTCTTGGATTAATAAATCATGCACTTCAAATTTTTCTTGTGTTtatgaaaagtacattttgatgttttgcactACTTCTTGTTCAGACATGCCAGTGCCATTGTCATTCATAGGCTTTTTTAGGATGCACAGATTTTAAAACCTTTAGCTTGTACTCTGCAGTGCTCACTTTGTCATCAGTATAATGAAATGTTAACAGGGTTTTGCTCAGGCCACACTAGTAGTAGTAGCCACAGTAGATAGTCGCTATTTTCAGTGGCAGCACCTTGTGCATACGATGCTCAAACTTCTTCAGGGTTTACCGAGTACattccagttgttttttttttaataatggcaaTGAAAGAAGGATGTCAATTTTCAAAACTCTTACACATGAGGCAACTTACCTTTTCCTGCCTACTGCAGGTATCCCAACACTTTCAGGTATATTGAATGCTTACCATTCCTTGTGGTTCTTCCAGCCAACTTACACATCCTTCAGTGACTAGGAACCAGCAGGACagccaagttttaaaaaatagtctGATGGAAAGCAGTATACAACATCTTGTTTTGTTCTTCCCCATAGTATCAGGATCACTTTTAATTGATAGTTGGCTAATGGTCATGATTGATGCTCTAATAATAACTTGGAACATGTTTGCAACTAGTCAGAACATTTTTGAAAACTTGGaacaggtcagtgattcagaaggtgtTGAAACAATTAGGTCAACCTAatggcaactagcattttcagatagAGATTTTCAATTGCAACACATGCATATTTTAGCCAGTTCAGCATTCACATCTTTACAATCTCtgtaatttaaaagaaagaaaaaaaaaatggcaacagaaGTCTGACAGGCCATccaaaaggaaagaagaaatttTGCTGTTggagaaatgaatgaatgaaaaaaatatatatatatatattcccaaaaCCGACAAACTATTGTTAGAACATGTGTTACTGGACTGGTGAATTTAACCTGGAGTTGTCCACTTTCTGACCTGATTTGTTTTAAGTGGGTTTTGCAATCTTATAGATATGTATAGAAATTTGAAACTTGTTTCTGCGCTGCCCGAACACTACGCCATTCAAAGTAAAGCCTCCACTGACATTTGCTGGAAGACCAACACTATGAAAAGTTTCAAACTTCATAATGCCTTCTTCGCTCAGTTCCTTCCACCTTCTACAGGATGCTGTAGTGACGTGGAGGTTGTGATGCCATGGCTTTGGGACAAAATTGGTGCCTTTGTACTTTTCAGCTCTATACTCTCATACTcgctttaattttacatttatagtgaCTTTATTACTAGGCTGTGCAGGTGTCCATGTCCTAATGCAAACTGTCAGATGGTGCTCTATACAGCCTCTTTGGCAGACACACTTAACAAAGTTTATtgcaaaaatacagtttaaaaaaaaatgcattttgaggTTGTACTTAACCAACTTCAAGTTTTTGCAAGGAAGGTACATATGTCTGGAATTgctgatcattttaaaaatgcaaattatatttaaagctgaactctagtcttACCTTTAGCCCTGCATAGCTGTACAGGATTCCTTCATGTACATATATTGTTTACTCTAAATTCACTGCAGGTCAGATAGTGCTATCTCTCTTCCTGCCTGGACAACATACCAAATTATTTAGCCGAGTCCTTCCCAGCCGGACTCTCCCAAGCCTGTCTTTTTCATCTTTCATCTTGACTATACCCTACTTCCAATCTGTTCCCCTGTACATGCCTGTTTTGGTAAACAGTGTAATGCATCCAAAAGGAAACGTACTGTACACTGAATGCTAGATGGATTTGGAATAGAATGGATTTGAccacatttaatttaaagtggacctaaactaaaatttcaactttacatgaaagggtggATAactctttatataaagtaaaaataatattatttaactgcaacacccttttctttgaaaaaaaaaaaaaaaaaagcaatcaagaatggatgggagtgcagagcctcccgagatacctacgtcacgcatcccgggaggctcctggctgctccttatGGAGCTTTTTTCTACacttaggggaaagagatgccgatctcgcACTCTCTTTACAGCAGGCttcgtcaccagatctcgcacctgcacagtgcgtgATCGGTTGATGTACCCAGAAGGAAGAAAAAGGCTGAAGATGGcaagacaaagaagaattccaggacagtgcGGGACTTGATCGAAGACTTCtccattgcaattttttttttatttagtttttactttCAATGCTGTGAAAGATACAAGAAGGACTGAGCGGGGCTGAAAACGAGTGCAACATGGCAGATTTAAAGGCTCATTTCTAAAGATCGTTGGAAAAACTATGTTAAGAGAGAGAAAGAGCCGCCATTTGCTTCTACTATGGACAATTAAAGCTATCATCATTAAATACTAATCTCCTGCCTACTCTTCCAACGCCATAGCTTTaagtcttctctttttctttgtttgcaaAAGACAGTTTCTTTTTCCTTATATCTACAACACTGCGTTTGTGACATGGACAGATCCTGTTAGCTATCCAGTGGTGGGGTCCTCTTGGATCCAGAGAATGCTAGGGAACTGGTGCATCTGCAGTGCTGGATTAGCGATTAATCACACTTGAGAATAGCATTGTCAAAGAACCTAGATGTCGAATTTGGGTGACTTTATAACaagatgggcaaaaaaaaaatgtaatatgggtGGGAGGGGATTCAATATTTGCCTGGCAATGTATGTTGATTTACTGCTATCATTTGGGTGAGGTTTTTTacgtaaggtttttttttctttttttttgggagtGAAATTGTTACTTTTTCAGAAGGGGATTGTGTTCATTTGAATAGAGGTCTTTTAAACCTCTTATTAGTTTAGAGGaaagaaaattagtttttttgttgtaaaaaacatcttaaaaaaataaaaaaaactgttgccactccaggaaaaacacatttcataaaatgatttactttttttttttttaaataccactattacatatttatattattatgtacattttagaaaaggtaaaggaagtaaaaaaaaaaatcaacaacagaAACTCTGTTAAAAATTTAGCATGATCAAATTTCATGTTTTAAACAACTTAAATTATGAAAAGTTACTTAATTAGAAACAAAATCCAATTTGTTTTTTACCTACCGGTAAATTGCCCTAATGTGGAAatgaattatttttgttttctcggAGGTAAATCCGTTGTGGCCACAGTGTGGCAGTGTATGATAAATTTCACATCCAAAAAATATGTAGACATGAAAACGTCAAATTAACTAAAACTGACTTTTGGGGACAAGAATCCACATTGATGTaggaattattaattaatattaggAATTTTAGCATGTATTACCTCTTAATTAAACATAAACACTTCTGTGATCAGAGGTCTGTGGTTTGGACATGCTTTGCTATTTCCCTCTAGTAGAATAAAAATTATactactaaaattatttttgaaatgtctTGCTTAAGGGTCTTTCCTTGGATCATGCCTCAGAATTTAAATGGggttaaataaaacctaaactGAGAGAAATATATAGACTACCGTTGCTTGATTTAGTCGTTAGCCTGATGCTttggctttattactttttttgctgaCCCAGAGAAGAAAATTAATCTTAACTTTACTATAGATTTCATTTCATATATGCTTAAAGGTGTTAAAACCAAGCACAATCGGGGAACAAAGAGTTTTCAGAAGGACACCAGCAAGAGCTGCCCCATATTTATATCAGGACGGGGATACTTTAAATGTAAGACTCTAgttataaagtagtgaatttgacattcactgaaatattccctgataGAGAATCAAATACTGACAGTGAttgacatggacctggaagattctcctctAGGGAATGTTATGATGGTCagattttctactttaaaaatcgACTCCTTAGGGTCTATTATAACATAccattttttaattggttttgcAAATTTCCTGGTGCCCATGGAAACAAAGTAGTCAAACACTGCTATATTGCCCCCAGCATGCTTCACAATTGCAATAAAGTTTTGCAATTGGTATGCAGTTTTATGTTCTGTGCCCAGAGGTAAACTATTTACATAATATTACGAAGCAACTAATTAAAGA
This window harbors:
- the C5H7orf25 gene encoding UPF0415 protein C7orf25 homolog encodes the protein MSVNSLLCDRIVLAKELIKRAEALSKSRVGGVEGGAKLCSKLRAELKFLQKVELGKVAIKESHLKSTNLTHLQAILESAESLEDVLSVLHVFSYNDQFGEKQTLVVDVVANGGHTWVKAVGRKAEALHNIWLGRGQYGDKSIIEQAEDYLQASQQQPVQYSSPHIIFAFYNGISCPMAEKLKQMGISVRGDIVAVNAFEETTQEEDAMSDSESDDDSSELLYGGIVDRENIVASVAFPREIKVEVCRRVNLDITTLITYVSALSHGGCHLVFKEKVLTEQAAQERKEKVLPLLNSFMEDKELFACESAVRDFQSILKTLGGPKERERAASLIKSITVVPDQPSERALKLEVSSKINQRSVSIFGTGDSLKAITMTANSGFVRAANNQGVKFSVFIHQPRALTESKESSATPVPKQHGSPNRL